A stretch of Megalobrama amblycephala isolate DHTTF-2021 linkage group LG14, ASM1881202v1, whole genome shotgun sequence DNA encodes these proteins:
- the elavl1b gene encoding ELAV-like protein 1b isoform X3, whose protein sequence is MTQKDVEDMFTQYGRIINSRVLVDQASGLSRGVAFIRFDKRSEAEEAIKDLNGSKPVGASEPITVKFAANPNQTKNSQLLSQLYNTQSRRFGGPVHHQAQRFRFSPMSVDHMSGVSGMNVAGSSSSGWCIFIYNLGQDADEGILWQMFGPFGAVTNVKVIRDFNTNKCKGFGFVTMTNYEEAAMAIASLNGYRLGDKVLQVSFKSSKSHK, encoded by the exons ATGACACAGAAGGATGTAGAGGACATGTTTACCCAGTATGGTCGTATAATAAACTCGCGTGTATTGGTCGATCAGGCCTCAG GTCTGTCACGTGGCGTTGCATTCATTCGTTTTGATAAGAGGTCTGAAGCGGAGGAAGCCATCAAAGATCTTAATGGATCCAAACCAGTTGGTGCCTCTGAACCAATCACAGTGAAGTTTGCTGCCAATCCAAACCAGACCAAGAATTCCCAGCTGCTCTCTCAGCTCTACAACACTCAGTCCCGTCGGTTTGGAGGGCCTGTTCACCACCAGGCACAGCGCTTCAG GTTTTCACCCATGAGTGTTGACCATATGAGCGGTGTCTCTGGTATGAATGTGGCAGGAAGTTCTTCCTCTGGATGGTGTATCTTTATCTATAATTTGGGTCAAGATGCAGACGAAGGCATCCTGTGGCAAATGTTTGGTCCGTTCGGTGCTGTTACCAACGTCAAGGTCATCCGTGACTTTAACACCAACAAATGCAAAGGGTTTGGTTTTGTTACCATGACAAATTACGAGGAGGCAGCAATGGCCATTGCCAGCCTGAATGGATACCGCTTGGGAGACAAAGTTCTACAAGTGTCATTCAAATCCAGCAAGTCTCACAAGTAA